One window of the Labilibaculum sp. genome contains the following:
- a CDS encoding type IX secretion system membrane protein PorP/SprF, with amino-acid sequence MKKALFAFCILIAGIVSTGKAQDIRFSQFYANKLYLNPALAGSTNYSNVSLNYRNQWPNLDLPYVTYSVSFDNFYEAINGGIGIMVIQDDQGDGALKTTNFAAMYSFYLRINDDLIVRPAIQASFLQKRVDWTNLVFPDQVSPIHGKIFEHNNNNDPANRKKDGWDFSLGAIAYYKDFYFGIAAHHLAKPDLSFDDEQEDKLETKYTFHAGAEFVLGGRSRSYVDKWIIAPAILFQQQGDFSQMNYGLYASKSSMVFGLWFNQNFELNYDSFIAMVGFVTERFKVAYSYDYAITKLIHTNTGAHEVSFSFPLAFDTSKRKRKIKAVRSPVF; translated from the coding sequence ATGAAAAAGGCACTATTCGCTTTTTGTATATTGATTGCAGGGATTGTTTCTACGGGTAAAGCTCAGGATATTCGGTTTTCTCAATTTTATGCCAATAAACTTTATTTGAATCCGGCGCTTGCCGGTTCTACTAATTATTCCAATGTTAGCCTAAATTACAGGAACCAATGGCCAAATTTGGATTTACCCTATGTAACCTATAGTGTTTCATTTGATAATTTTTATGAAGCCATAAACGGGGGAATAGGTATTATGGTTATTCAGGATGATCAGGGAGATGGAGCACTTAAAACGACAAATTTTGCTGCGATGTATTCGTTTTACCTTCGGATTAATGATGATTTAATTGTGAGACCAGCCATTCAAGCGTCTTTTTTGCAAAAAAGAGTAGATTGGACAAATCTAGTGTTCCCGGATCAGGTGTCACCAATTCATGGTAAAATATTCGAGCATAACAATAATAATGATCCTGCGAACAGGAAAAAAGATGGATGGGATTTCTCGTTGGGAGCAATTGCCTATTATAAAGATTTTTATTTTGGTATTGCTGCTCATCACCTGGCAAAGCCGGATCTTAGTTTTGATGATGAACAGGAAGATAAATTGGAAACCAAATATACTTTTCATGCAGGAGCTGAATTTGTATTAGGAGGAAGAAGTCGTAGTTATGTTGACAAGTGGATAATTGCCCCGGCCATACTATTTCAACAGCAAGGCGATTTTTCTCAAATGAATTATGGTTTGTATGCCAGCAAGAGTTCGATGGTTTTTGGATTGTGGTTTAATCAAAATTTTGAACTGAATTACGATTCATTTATTGCCATGGTTGGTTTTGTCACCGAAAGGTTTAAAGTTGCTTATAGTTACGACTACGCAATTACAAAATTGATCCATACCAATACAGGAGCACATGAGGTTTCGTTCTCATTTCCCTTGGCATTTGATACCAGTAAAAGGAAACGAAAGATTAAAGCCGTCCGTTCTCCGGTATTTTAA